One region of Azospirillum lipoferum 4B genomic DNA includes:
- a CDS encoding sarcosine oxidase subunit delta, with translation MLLIRCPYCEAERPEVEFTYAGEAHIARPVDPSALSDDEWRDFLFIRTNPRGRHFERWRHMHGCGRFFNAVRDTVTDKFAMTYKSGAPRPSDEEIALAAAGTSATATGASTGAASSSKDARP, from the coding sequence ATGCTGCTGATCCGCTGCCCTTATTGCGAAGCAGAGCGCCCCGAGGTGGAGTTCACCTATGCCGGCGAGGCGCACATCGCGCGACCGGTCGATCCCTCCGCCCTGTCCGACGACGAATGGCGCGACTTCCTCTTCATCCGCACCAACCCGCGCGGCCGGCATTTCGAACGCTGGCGCCACATGCACGGTTGCGGCCGCTTCTTCAACGCGGTGCGTGACACCGTGACCGACAAATTCGCGATGACCTACAAGTCCGGGGCCCCGCGTCCGAGCGACGAGGAGATCGCGCTTGCCGCCGCCGGCACCAGCGCCACCGCCACCGGGGCCTCCACCGGGGCCGCTTCCAGCTCCAAGGATGCACGTCCATGA
- a CDS encoding sarcosine oxidase subunit beta family protein: MTRFSLTSLLTNALTGNKNWQPQWPDAEPKSEYDVVIVGAGGHGLGAAYYLAKEHGITNVAVVEKGWLGGGNTGRNTTIIRSNYLYDESARLYEHAVKLWEGLSHELNYNVMFSQRGVMMLAHTVHDIQSFKRHIHSNRLNGIDNEWLTPEQAKEYCPPLNIAANARYPVMGAALQRRGGTARHDAVAWGYARAASARGVDIIQNCPVTAIRRDASGRVTGVETARGFIKAKKVAVSAAGNTSVVMDTAGVRLPLESYPLQALVSEPIKPAFPCVVMSNTVHAYISQSDKGELVIGSGTDQYTSYSQRGGLPLIEHTVAAICEVFPIFNRMRMLRKWGGIVDVTPDRSPIIGKTPVPGLYVNCGWGTGGFKATPGSANVFAHTIARDEPHPINAPFTLERFKTGRLIDEAAAAAVAH; encoded by the coding sequence ATGACCCGCTTCTCACTTACCTCGCTGTTGACCAACGCGCTGACCGGCAACAAGAACTGGCAGCCTCAATGGCCCGATGCCGAACCGAAATCCGAATATGACGTCGTGATCGTCGGCGCGGGCGGGCATGGTCTGGGTGCGGCCTATTATCTCGCCAAGGAACACGGCATCACCAATGTCGCGGTGGTGGAAAAGGGATGGCTCGGCGGCGGCAACACCGGCCGCAACACCACCATCATCCGCTCCAACTATCTCTACGACGAAAGTGCCCGTCTGTACGAGCATGCGGTGAAGCTGTGGGAAGGGCTGAGCCATGAGCTGAATTACAACGTCATGTTCTCGCAGCGCGGCGTGATGATGCTGGCGCACACGGTCCATGACATCCAGAGCTTCAAGCGCCACATCCATTCCAACCGCCTGAACGGCATCGACAACGAGTGGCTGACGCCGGAACAGGCCAAGGAATACTGCCCGCCGCTGAACATCGCCGCCAACGCCCGCTATCCGGTGATGGGGGCCGCGCTGCAGCGGCGCGGCGGCACCGCCCGCCACGATGCGGTGGCCTGGGGCTATGCGCGGGCCGCCTCGGCGCGCGGCGTCGACATCATCCAGAACTGCCCGGTGACCGCGATCCGCCGCGACGCCTCCGGGCGCGTCACGGGTGTGGAGACGGCGCGCGGCTTCATCAAGGCGAAAAAGGTCGCGGTTTCGGCCGCCGGCAACACCTCGGTGGTGATGGACACCGCCGGCGTCCGGCTGCCGCTGGAAAGCTATCCGCTGCAGGCGCTGGTGTCGGAACCGATCAAGCCGGCCTTCCCCTGCGTGGTGATGTCCAACACGGTGCACGCCTATATCAGCCAGTCCGACAAGGGCGAGCTGGTCATCGGGTCGGGCACCGACCAGTACACCTCCTACAGCCAGCGCGGCGGCCTGCCGCTGATCGAGCATACCGTCGCCGCGATCTGCGAGGTGTTCCCGATCTTCAACCGCATGCGCATGCTGCGCAAATGGGGCGGCATCGTCGACGTCACGCCCGACCGCTCGCCGATCATCGGCAAGACGCCGGTGCCGGGGCTGTACGTCAATTGCGGCTGGGGAACCGGCGGCTTCAAGGCGACGCCGGGGTCGGCCAACGTCTTCGCCCACACCATCGCCCGCGACGAGCCGCACCCGATCAACGCGCCCTTCACGCTGGAGCGCTTCAAGACCGGCCGGCTGATCGACGAGGCCGCCGCCGCCGCCGTCGCGCATTGA
- a CDS encoding GlxA family transcriptional regulator yields MTNNIAAGNARANAARGGRFPDRPAAPRLSVGFILAHRFTLCAFANFVDVLRLAADEGDRSRPILCDWAVLSDQMRPVASSCGMLVQPTERLGDPLKFDYIVVIGGLIDEISNLSPEYTRYLRQAAAAKIPLVGVCTGAFILQRAGLMDGYRCCISWFHHADFLEQFDGITPVSDQIFIVDRDRLTCSGGTSSAHLAAYLVEKHVGRAQARKSLHIMIIDDALRGEKPQPGIPLDFSTNDEVVRKALLLMQQNIDVPLSVAEMARRLGAARRQMERHFQNALGMTPTEAYRIMRLEHAEFLLRNTEQSVTEIAAAVGFCDSSHFVRAFKERRGMTPSVFRMG; encoded by the coding sequence ATGACGAACAACATCGCGGCAGGCAACGCCAGGGCGAACGCCGCCAGGGGCGGCCGTTTCCCGGATCGTCCTGCGGCCCCGCGCCTGTCCGTCGGCTTCATCCTCGCCCATCGCTTCACCCTGTGCGCCTTCGCGAATTTCGTCGACGTGCTGCGGCTTGCCGCCGACGAGGGCGACCGCAGCCGGCCGATCCTGTGCGACTGGGCGGTTCTGTCGGACCAGATGCGGCCGGTGGCGTCGAGTTGCGGCATGCTGGTCCAGCCGACCGAGCGGCTGGGCGACCCCTTGAAGTTCGACTACATCGTCGTGATCGGCGGGCTGATCGACGAGATCTCCAACCTCAGCCCCGAATACACCCGCTATCTGCGTCAGGCGGCGGCAGCGAAGATCCCGCTGGTGGGGGTTTGTACCGGCGCGTTCATCCTGCAGCGTGCGGGGCTGATGGACGGATACCGCTGCTGCATCAGCTGGTTCCACCATGCCGATTTCCTGGAGCAGTTCGACGGCATCACGCCCGTGTCCGACCAGATCTTCATCGTCGACCGCGACCGGCTGACCTGCTCGGGCGGGACCAGTTCGGCCCATCTCGCGGCCTATCTCGTCGAAAAGCATGTCGGCCGCGCCCAGGCCCGCAAGAGCCTGCACATCATGATCATCGACGATGCGCTGCGCGGGGAGAAGCCGCAGCCCGGCATCCCGCTCGATTTCTCCACCAACGACGAGGTGGTGCGGAAGGCGCTGCTGCTGATGCAGCAGAACATCGACGTGCCCTTGTCGGTGGCGGAGATGGCGCGCCGGCTTGGGGCCGCCCGGCGCCAGATGGAGCGGCATTTCCAGAACGCGCTGGGCATGACGCCGACCGAGGCCTACCGCATCATGCGCCTGGAACATGCGGAATTCCTGCTGCGCAACACCGAACAGTCGGTGACGGAGATCGCCGCCGCCGTCGGCTTCTGCGATTCGTCGCACTTCGTCCGCGCCTTCAAGGAACGCCGCGGCATGACCCCGTCCGTCTTCCGCATGGGCTGA